A part of Sparus aurata chromosome 19, fSpaAur1.1, whole genome shotgun sequence genomic DNA contains:
- the LOC115570402 gene encoding zinc finger protein 708-like: MCDVCGKVMKNKSSLVRHSFIHTGKKPFACHLCELRFNRRDNLQHHLNRLHPNGVAKLEKQREVQTWLCAVCGKTFSCRSRLKTHEVIHSGVKPFHCDLCPKAYMRTNDLEHHKKIAHVHGAAECQRSSSLLCDFCGKEFKCKSQLTAHFRTHTGERPHLCDICGRKFGRQYQLKRHKILVHANRVNSEENPSPDALFACAVCGKRLKSEAMLAAHSRIHSGDKPHRCSICLRSFQRATCLKQHHVRVHLRVRVNEAPHAIGRRRSSASAKEFPCPICGKVFKFKSLLASHSLTHSEVRPYGCDFCSRSFRRHGHLKRHREVVHANGERLPQSFVCHICGKDKKCRSQLARHVIIHTGERPFACDLCSARFNRSGNLKQHRRRMHGVGAGPHEEGPPILFDDDMMPALTYKQEETVVAVDAAGDGSRAVASDETDAVQPLVTT; encoded by the coding sequence ATGTGTGACGTCTGTGGTAAAGTGATGAAGAATAAGTCGAGTCTGGTGCGACACTCCTTCATCCACACGGGGAAAAAGCCGTTCGCCTGCCACCTGTGCGAGCTGCGCTTCAACCGCCGCGACAATCTGCAGCACCACCTGAACCGGCTGCACCCCAACGGCGTCGCCAAGCTGGAGAAGCAGCGCGAGGTGCAGACGTGGCTGTGTGCGGTCTGCGGGAAAACCTTCAGCTGCAGGTCCCGCCTCAAAACACACGAGGTCATCCACTCAGGAGTGAAACCCTTCCACTGCGACCTCTGCCCCAAAGCTTACATGAGGACCAATGACCTCGAGCACCACAAGAAGATCGCCCACGTCCACGGCGCCGCCGAGTGTCAGCGCTCCAGCTCGCTGCTCTGCGACTTCTGTGGCAAAGAGTTCAAATGCAAGTCGCAGCTCACAGCCCACTTCAGGACGCACACTGGCGAGCGGCCGCACCTCTGCGACATCTGCGGACGCAAGTTCGGCCGTCAGTACCAGCTCAAACGCCACAAGATCCTGGTCCACGCCAACCGGGTGAACAGCGAGGAAAACCCGTCACCTGATGCGCTGTTTGCCTGCGCCGTCTGTGGGAAGCGTCTGAAATCTGAAGCGATGCTCGCTGCTCACTCTCGCATCCACTCAGGTGACAAACCTCACCGCTGCAGCATCTGTCTGCGCAGCTTCCAGCGCGCCACCTGCCTGAAGCAGCACCATGTACGAGTTCACCTCAGGGTCAGAGTTAACGAGGCGCCACACGCCATCGGACGCAGGAGGAGCTCTGCGTCGGCGAAGGAGTTCCCGTGTCCGATCTGCGGAAAAGTTTTCAAATTCAAGTCTCTGTTGGCAAGTCACTCGCTGACCCACAGCGAGGTGCGGCCATACGGCTGCGACTTCTGCAGCCGCAGCTTCAGACGCCACGGCCACCTGAAGAGACACCGCGAGGTCGTCCACGCCAACGGAGAGCGCCTGCCGCAGAGCTTCGTCTGCCACATCTGCGGCAAAGACAAGAAGTGCCGTTCGCAGCTCGCCAGACACGTCATCATTCACACCGGAGAGCGTCCGTTCGCCTGTGACCTCTGCTCTGCACGCTTCAACCGCAGTGGGAACCTCAAGCAGCACAGAAGGCGCATGCATGGTGTGGGGGCGGGGCCACATGAGGAAGGCCCGCCCATCCTGTTTGATGATGACATGATGCCCGCTTTGACttacaaacaggaagagacGGTGGTGGCTGTCGACGCTGCGGGGGATGGCAGCAGGGCGGTGGCGAGTGACGAGACGGACGCCGTTCAGCCGCTCGTCACCACCTGA